The Solea senegalensis isolate Sse05_10M linkage group LG9, IFAPA_SoseM_1, whole genome shotgun sequence genome has a segment encoding these proteins:
- the irx4a gene encoding iroquois-class homeodomain protein IRX-4a, translated as MSYPQFGYPYSSAPQFLMTTNSLTTCCESTGRSIADSGVAASGQTPVYCPVYESRLLATARHELSSAAALGVYGSPYTGGQSYGNYVTYGTDASAFYSLGTFDTKDANASAHAGITQATAYYPYDPTLGQYQYDRYGSMDGGTRRKNATRETTSTLKAWLQEHRKNPYPTKGEKIMLAIITKMTLTQVSTWFANARRRLKKENKMTWPPRNKGSEEKRYDEDEDGSQEEQIKSENNEDESRSRPDKDLQLSDLDDFDTLESESSECELKHRYHMNTHMSTTADCPTEHLIKDSSLKISIPVSLGGEQDLSKSCLKTNPDDFQVDSRSQAKACYNQQQQQGHQILDGKPRIWSLAQTATSLNQTEYPSCMLRCQAPPSSLTPSPAATSPVTGLDNRQDSPVTTLRNWVDGVFHDPLFRHSTLSQALTNTTVSWTTNTKGAILEAERSAAVLQQQQQQQQQQQQQQQHQDSKDNAMSFPKTINKLFCS; from the exons ATGTCATATCCACAGTTTGGATATCCCTACTCGTCTGCTCCACAA TTTCTGATGACAACCAACTCTTTGACCACTTGCTGCGAGTCCACCGGCAGATCCATAGCCGACTCCGGGGTAGCGGCGTCCGGGCAGACACCAGTCTACTGTCCCGTGTACGAGAGCCGGCTGCTGGCCACGGCGAGGCATGAACTCAGCTCAGCCGCCGCGCTCGGTGTGTACGGGAGCCCCTACACCGGCGGCCAAAGCTATGGGAATTACGTTACATACGGCACGGACGCCTCGGCTTTCTACTCGCTG GGCACATTTGATACTAAAGATGCCAATGCTTCTGCACATGCTGGAATAACACAGGCAACAGCCTACTACCCTTATGATCCCACGCTGGGGCAGTATCAGTATGACAG ATATGGTTCAATGGACGGGGGAACGAGGAGGAAGAACGCCACACGGGAGACGACCAGCACGCTGAAGGCCTGGCTGCAGGAGCACAGGAAGAACCCGTACCCAACAAAAGGCGAGAAGATCATGCTGGCCATCATCACCAAGATGACCCTGACGCAGGTCTCCACCTGGTTCGCAAATGCCAGGAGGAGGCTCAAGAAGGAGAACAAGATGACATGGCCGCCCAGAAACAAGGGCTCAGAGGAGAAGAGatatgatgaggatgaggacgGGTCTCAGGAGGAGCAgataaaaagtgaaaacaatgagGATG AGAGCAGAAGTCGGCCTGATAAGGACCTGCAGCTGAGCGACTTGGACGACTTCGACACGCTGGAGTCAGAGAGCTCCGAGTGTGAGCTGAAGCACCGATaccatatgaacacacacatgtcaaCGACAGCCGACTGCCCCACTGAGCACCTCATCAAGGACTCGTCTCTGAAAATCTCCATCCCCGTTTCTCTGGGAGGGGAACAGGACTTGAGCAAAAGTTGCCTCAAAACGAACCCAGATGATTTCCAGGTGGACAGCAGATCGCAGGCCAAGGCGTGTTataaccagcagcagcaacaggggCATCAGATACTAGACGGCAAACCTCGAATCTGGTCTTTGGCCCAGACTGCGACATCCCTGAACCAGACTGAGTACCCGTCCTGTATGCTGAGATGCCAGGCGCCGCCCTCCTCCCTCACCCCTTCCCCCGCCGCTACCTCACCTGTGACCGGCCTGGACAACAGGCAGGATTCGCCGGTCACGACCCTGAGAAACTGGGTGGACGGGGTTTTCCACGACCCCTTGTTCAGGCACAGCACTTTGAGCCAGGCCCTGACCAACACCACCGTCTCTTGGACCACGAACACTAAAGGCGCCATTCTGGAGGCAGAGAGGAGCGCGGCggtcctgcagcagcagcagcagcagcaacagcagcaacagcagcagcagcaacatcaagaCTCCAAAGACAATGCCATGAGTTTCCCCAAAACCATCAACAAACTTTTCTGCTCCTAA